The stretch of DNA TGGTTCTTTATCTAGTTCTTCATGGGAACTTCTCAAATATCATTTTCCTGTATTAATTATTTGTTTATTTTTTATTATGTTGAATTTAAAAAAAATTCATATTTTGAGTTTAGGTGAACAAGTAGCTTCATCCTTAGGATTAAATGTTAAAAAATTAATTTTATTTTTTCTTATTATAGTTGTAATGATGTGCTCGTTTTCTGTATCGATGATTGGACCTATTTTATTTTTTCCATTAATCGTAAACCATTTTTCAAAAAAAATTGTAGGTGAAAATCCTTTCATACTTGCTCCAGCTGTGATTATTTTTGGTGCTAATTTTATGTTAATTTCTGATATCGTAATGAGAGTTCTATTTCATGATAAAGAAGTCGCTATTGGTTTATTTATATCAATATTAGGTGCTCCAATATTAATATTTTCATCTAAATTAAGAAAGAAAATAATAAGTGTATAAATGTTTAATAAATAAAAATTATTTTATATTCTATATTTTTTTGTTTTTGTTATTGCTTTGTTATTTTTCTTTAAAATTTGGAATGTCAAATTACTCTTTTTTAAATATTTATGAAGCTATAATTAAAAAAAATTTAGAGTATGAAAACCAATTTATAATTTATGATGTAAGATTACCTCGCCTAATTGTTGGTATTCTGTGTGGAGCTGCTTTTGCTTTATCAGGGAGTTTACTACAAACTGTTTTTCGAAACCCAATGGCTGCTCCCGATATATTAGGAATTAATTCAGCTTGTTCTTTTTGCATTTTATTATTTTCAATCTATCTTTTAAAAGATCTCAATTTGTCTTTTTTATTATCTTCTTTTATAGGTGCATTATCCGGATTTTTAATTGCTATTTTAGCCTCTATTGAAAATAAAAAAATTTATCATGCCAAATTGATTATAGTTGGCATTGCAATTGGCGTTTTATTTAAATCACTTTGTCAATTTTTAATTATGCAATCTGATGAAAAACAAAGTGCATTTTTTTCTTTTATAACAGGCACATTATATTTGGTAAGTTGGGATACAGTATATACTATTTTTATACCTTCACTGCTTTTTATAATCATTTCCTTTTTTATGCATAAAAAACTCGATGTTCTACTTTTGAATGAAGATGTTTCTAATAGTATTGGTTTTCAAGTAACAAAGTGGAAAATAATTATTATATTTATATCTTTGGTGTTGGCCTCAGTTGCGGTAAGTGGTTGTGGGAGTTTAGGATTTGTTGGTTTAATTTCACCAAATATTTCAAAAATATTATTTGGAAGTTTTCATAAATTAAACCTAATTGGTTCCGCATTAATTGGAGCCGTTTTGACTGTATTTTCTGATTTTTTAGGTAGAATTTTATTTCCACCATATGAAATTCCTGCAGGACTCATTACAATAATTATTGGCGTTCCATACTTTGTTTATTTAATGAAAAAAATAAAAATTCACATATAAATTAATTTAAAATTCCATCATAAAAAATAATGGGATTATTTTTTTCATCTCTTAAAATTTTAAAATTTACCTGAAAAACATCATTTAGAATTTTATGTTTTATGATGTTTTCAATGTTTTCATGTGCTATTATTTTCCCTTTTTTTATAATAACAATGTAATCTGAGTAGCGTAGGGCATGGTTTAAATCGTGATGAACCATAATAATCGTCTTTTTTTCTTTTTTATTTAAATTTTTTAATAATTCAAGAATTTCTAATTGGTGTTTAATGTCTAAATATGTTGTTAATTCATCTAAAAATAGACAATCACTATTTTGTGCAATCGACATTGCAATCCAGGCTCTTTGTTTTTGTCCCCCTGATAATTCATCCATTAAATGCTCTGATAGTTCTTTTAAACCAGTAACTTTAAGAGCCCATTCTACCATTTTTTCATTTTCAATTTTATTTTTTTTAAAAAGAGATTGATAAGCATATCTTCCATAAGATACAAGTTGTTTTACAGTGATATCTTTGGGGCTTTCAGGAGATTGTGGTAAACTTGATATTTTTTGAGCTAAAATTTTTTTATTGTAACTATCAATAAGTTTTTGATTGATTAAAATTTTACCCTGATTTGTTTTGATGTTTCCTGATATTGCTTTTAATAGAGTTGATTTTCCTGAACCATTTGGACCAATGATGGAAGTCATTTTTTCTTTGATAAAAGTTAAATTTACATTGGATATGATGTCTTCTTTTCCGTAAGAAATATTTAAGTTTTGTAAGGAAATATCTATCATTTTTTTTTGCTCTTTATTTTAGAATATAAATGATAATAATAATTATTATCATTTATATTCTAACGTTTTAAAATTATATTTCAAGTAAAATAAAATCAATTAATGAACATTTATAGGGCATTAAAAAAATAAAAGAGAAATATGTATTTTTAATAATTTAGTCATTGATACCTAAAAATAAAATTTTATTCACAAAATAAATAATGCTTTTTAATAACAGTATTTAATTGAATTCTTCATTAAAATTTAATTAAAATTTAATGCTATTAGTGGTATTTATTTAAATCTGTTTAACTTAGGCAAAGTTAAATTGACAAAAAATCAGATTTGAATTTTAAATCTTTTTTAAGAATAGAATTTTCTATTCTTTATCAAGAACTTTTAGTTATAAATAATTTATAATTTGTATAATATTAAGGAAAAACAAATGAAAAATATATATCTTGCAATTGGTTGTTCAATTTACTTTTCTAGTCCAACTTTTGCTTTAGATAATAATAGTATAACCTGTAAAGTTCTATTTGATTTTAACAAGACAACCTTTGATGAAAAAAAATTAAAGGACTGTCTAGAGCAATCAACAAATAAAAAAGACGTTAAAAATATTGAAATTATTGCTTCGGCTAGTAAAGGTGGCTCTAATCTATATAATAAAAAATTAACAGATAAACGCTCAAAAGCTTTGAATCAATTTATAAGTAAAGAAATTCCTAATGTAAAAATTGCTTCGTCTTCTTTAGGAGTTAATGAAGAATATGGACGTTCTGGCATTGTTCATTTAACTGCTGTTTCTCAAAATGTAACAGAAACTCCTAAGGTAGTAGAAACACCAAAAGAAGAAAAACCTGTTGAGAAATCAGTTGAAAAACCTGTTGAGAATAACTCTAAAGAAGAACTATCTGTAAAAGAAGAAGTCAATTTAAATTATAATGATAACAAATTTTATACAAATTTTTCCCTAAGAGTTGGTAGAGATTATTATACATATGATGTTCACGCTCCTTATCTTGCTACAGGAGCTGAAGTTGGCGTTCAATATCAACAAAATAATTGGGTACGATACGAATTAGCAGCACAAGGAAATGTTTTAACAAATGTAACAGGTGATCCTGTTTTAAATCTTTATACATATTATGCCGCTCCAGGTGTTTATCTAACAAATTCTGGTTTTCTAATTGGAGTGAGAGGGCTTGCAGGTGCTGTTACAAACGAAAATGGTCAAACTGGTCGTGATCTAGGTGGAGAAATAAGAGCAGGATACGAATATAAAGCATTCTCCTTAATTTTAGATGCTGGTAGAACGGAAAGTTCTGTTAGATTTGGTATGAATATTGGCTTTAAAATATAAATAAAATAAATTTGTTAGAGCAATATGAAGTCAGTTTAACATTCTATCACAGAATATTGTTTTACTGACTTTGTATCCGCTGAATTACAGCTAGATTTTCCTTCTATCACTTTCAAAAATTCAATTTTAAAAACTTTTTTTATTAAATTGGAATTATGGTTTATTCTAAAGTAAAAATGAACTTCTGTTAGTTCATGATCACCTAAAGAAATGATTTCATATTTTTTATCGGTAGCATTCAACCATGCCCATGAATAAATTTTAAATAATTCATTTTCAACTAATAGAGCATATTTATTTAATATTCCACTCATCCCACGATAATTATTATTTACTTTAAATTCATTTAATTTTCGATTTAAGAATGTTTCCACATCATTAATATGAAAAAGACCATACCAACGCATGGAAGGTGCTTCATAAAATGTAGGAGCGTATCGGTGACCCCCAATGTGCGTAGACTTCCAAACTCTAAAATTTAATTTATTTTTTTCGATTTTTGAGGAAAACTCATTATAAATATGCAAGCCATATTTTCCACAACAGAGGTCTCTCTTTCCATGAACACAAATAAATATTTCGTTTTTATTTTGAGTGTCTGTTTGTTTCCATTTATCAAAAATTTCTGTATTTCCCGAAAGATAATCTATAATATATGATCCTAAATGAATTAATTCATCATTAGGTATTGAAATTTCTGTTTTAATATATGGATCAAATTCATTCTGGTTTCTTTTAAAAATAAAGATTTTAGTTTGATTTTGAATAGAATATTCACTTTTAGCAAAATAATTTATTCCAAACTCTATTTTGTTTTTTGTTAATTGAGGAAGTAACATTTGTAATGAATTTGGATAGTGCACAGATTTTATAGGAATAGAGTCCCAAGGCTCTTCAAGTTCAATTGCAATTTGAACATCTAATTTTGAAACAGAACAAATAATATTTTCAGGGCTGAATTTTGTTAATGTTGAGCACTCATTTTCAATATCCATTTTGACTCCATTTTTAATAAATAATTAAATGAAAATTATTTATTTTCTAGAATTGATACAATAGAATTTAAGATTTTATTAAATTGTCCTGCATTTGCAATGAGTGGGGGTGTTAACGATAAAACGTCAGCTCTTGGCCCTTCTGGAAGAACAATAAATCCGTTTTCTAATAAAGTTTCCATTAAAGAAACACAAAAAGCTTCTTCTTGAGAATAAAACCAAATCCCTTTCATAAAACCTTTTCCCCGAATTTCAAAAGGAAACTTTTGGGATAAGGCTTTTAATTCCATATTTTCTTTAAATTTAAAAAAAGCATTATCAATATTTATTAATTCTTTTTGAAAAGTTGGTAAATATTTTTGTATATATTTAATTGTTTCGTAAGCAACAGAACAAGCTAATGGATGGCCTAAAAATGTTTGTGTTTGTCGTGCTTCTCCCTTCGACTTTTCCCAAACATCCATAATATCTCCAATGCAAGCGCTAATTGGCAAACCGCCTCCCATCGCTTTTCCTACACAAAGTAGATCGGGAATTACGTTATAATGTTCTAATGCAAACATTTTTCCTGTTCTACCAAAACCGGTATATATTTCATCAAAAATAACTAATGTCCCATATTTTTTGCATAATGTTTGGCAGTTTTTCATAAAGTCCGGTGAAAAACCTCGTTTTCCACCGCGGCCTTGATAAGGTTCCAAAACAAGAGCTGCAAACTCTTTTTTCTTTAATTCTTTTTCAAGCAGCTCAAGTACTTCTTCCGGAGAAAAAAGATGATGCTTCTTTTTTAACATATTAGGGTCTAGAATTATATTATCTGAGCTGATTTCACTTGGGAAATAAGGAAAAGGTAAAGAAACACTTTTATCTTTTATCCAAGACTCAAATCCTTTCGTAAATTCTTCTCTGTGATTTAATGTCAGAGGAGCAAACTGAAGTCCATGATAGCCACCAGCAAAAGATAAAAAGCGGCTTCTATTTGTCGCAAGCATTGCCGTTTTTAGAGCATTTTCTATTGCATCACCACCACTTTGTCCTAATAAAGATTTTGCATTTTTGAAGGGTGATATCTCAGCTAAAATTTCTAATAATTTAATTTTTGGGAGAGTCGGGTGAACATCACCCATTCCATGAATTAATTGAGAACATTGCTTTCGAATAGCTTGAATTGTTACTTTAGGTCTATGGCCTAATGCTAAAACTCCAAAACAAGCTGTGAAATCGAGATAACGATTTTTATCAATGTCATGAACAAACATTCCATTGCCACGCTTCATAACAATGGGAAAACGTTCACCAAAAAATGTGGTATCAGGGCATTCTACTTTTTGAAGGCGGGAGAGAAGTTTGTCAGTGACTTTACGTGATTGTTTTTTTATCATTTTTCTCAGTCCAAAGGTGTTCGGTTTTATCAAAAAACTCGATCATTTTTTCTTCTTTTAAAAGAAAGATCGCTTTTAAAATGTCTTCATAATTGTTTGGTGCTTGATTGTCATCTAGTATATTTATTTTTTTTAATAAAAATTCATTTAAATAGTATTCAACGGATTCATAAAAACGCATGATATCTTTAGCAATGATATTATCTGTTTTTTTAATGAGATAAACTCTTTTATCAAGTTCAATATTCTTCTTTTCACTATAAATTTCAATAATAATTCGAACAAGTAGGCAATTGAAAAAAACGCCTCCAATTAATTCATAACCTTTATGTCTTAATTGATATTCTTCAAAACGAATTTTGAAATTATCAGCAATATTAATTAATTCTCTTGGTGTAAAGGAATTTAACCAAGTAGGAAATTTTAAAGGATGCTCTAATTTATTATTTTCAAAAATTTGAGATAAATAGTGGTTCATAATTTCTTCATTTCTCTCCCATGCAATAGGTAAAAAAATGATTTTCCCTTCAAGTTTTTCACATAACTCTATTATTTCAAATTTATTTTTGCCTTTAATTCTTTCGTTTTCAGAATAGCCAAGCAGTACAATATAAGTTGTATTAAAATTCCATAAATTTGCAAGTAAAGCCCATCTATCATCTTCTTTTAGAGAACTATGATCTAAATCATCTAAAATATAGACTTTATGTTTATAATTGTTAAAGTCTTTCATGTCGAGAACTTTTCTCGTCAAAATTGCAAATTGAAAACCACTCGTAATTATAATATCAACACTACTACTAATAAGTTTGTATAAAGAGTATGTTAATTTAAATTTATTAGTGAGAAGCATTAAACTAATTATGATAGAAATAGGAGCAAAAAAATAAGAGTGATAAAAACCAAATTCATAAATAATAGTATAAATAAAAAATAAAAATAGAACTGTTTTGAAAAAACCTAAAAGGTGCATATAAGCTTCGCTTAGAGAGGTAATCCCAAAAAAACTTTTTTTAACAAAATGTAAACCATCTGTCTGTATTTCATGAGAATATTTTTCAATTAAATAAGTTTTTCCCGAGCCCCAAGGGCCAATAATGAAAATAAGATTTTCATTTTTTCGAATAAAGATATCAATTTGGTGCTTTATCGTATCGTAATTTAAGCTTTTATGTTCATCTATTCCGTCGTGAGCTTCTAGTTTTTCTTTTACAATTTTGAGTAAAGGAGGATCATTGGAAACAATTCTTTTAAAATTTATAAAACATTCTTTTATAGAACTCTTACTTTTATTTCCTTCAATCATATCATTCCTCTGAAATTTATGGAATAAAAAAATGAAACGAATCTATGTATTATATATTATAGGAAATTTTTAAAAAGGAAAGAAATAATGTGGGTTAATTAGTGTCATTATTTTAAAATTATAAAAATTTTTTTAACTTCCAATATTTTTAATGTTTATGTTTTGAACTGAAGAGTTTCCAAAATTAGGATAACCTGGATTTTCTTCTAGTAATATTGATCGATTGTTAATTATAAAATTATAAAGATTTTTATCTATAAAATGAATTTCATTCGATTTTAAGTTAATTAATTTGATTTTTTCAATTTTTAATAGGTTTTCAGGAATTCTTATAATATTATTTCCTTCAGCTATAAAATATTTTAATAAAACTAAATTGTTGATTTTTTCAGGTATAGTTTCAATAAAATTAAATGAAATATCTAAGTATACTAGATTATTTAAATGAATAAATGTGGATGGTAATTTTTTTATTTCATTACTTGATAAATCCAAATATTTTAAATTTTTAAATTTACTTATAGATTTAGGTATTAATTTTATTTTATTGCCCTCTAAGAAGAATTTATTTAGGCATTTTATTTTTTTTAATTTTTCATTTATTTCTATTATTTTATTGTGGTTAAAATTTAAAGATTCTAAATTTTTTAAGCTCGAAATATAATCTGGTATTTCTTCTATTTTATTTAAAGATAAATTAAGATTTTTAATTTTAACAAGATTAATTATTTCTTTATTAATAACTTCTATATTGTTAAATGATAAATTTAAAGTATTTAAATTTTCAAATTCATTTGGGTTTACTTCAATTTTTGTAATTTTATTATTTTCAATATTTAGCGTCTCTAGGTTTTTTAAACGCTTTATGTTCTCAGGTATTTTGCTTAATCTGTTTTTTGATAAATTTAAGTATTTTAATGTGTTTAAATATGAAATAGATTTGTCAATATCATATAATTTATTTTCTTCTATGTTTAATTTTTCCAGATTTGAAAAAGAGGTTAATGGGGAGAAATCTTTTAATTTTGTTCTTTTTAAATTAATTTCTTTTTCATTTAAATTATATTTTTTTGCTAAAATAAATTTTGCTGTTTTTTGAGCTTCTGTATTATTTCCTAATTCTGAAGCCCAATCATATAAGGTATAGTTAAATTTTAAATTAAATCCAATATTTGTCATTTGGTCATTTGATGAAACTAATTTAAATCTGCATTCTGTAATTGTTTTTAATATTCCAAATTTTTTAGAAATATAGATTTTTCTGTTACTAATTTTAAATTGAATATCATAACAGAAAATATCAGAATTTTTTTCAGGAAAAATTTCTATTGAATTTGTATTTATATGAGATGGAATATATAATTCAATTGAATTAAAATGTTTTAATTTTTCTAATGTATCGGATTGTTTCCCATATAAAAAAATGTTTTTATGATTAAAAAAATAGGTCTCCGATTTTGATATATAAATAAATGATTCTTCATATTTTTCTTTGTCTAATATTTTTATAGAATTTCCTTGGTATAAAGGATCTTGTTCTGTTATATTAGAGTCATTTTTTTTTGAGCAAGAGAAAAAAATAAATATGATTAATGTTATTTTAACAGTCAATAGCGATTTCATATTTTGTCCGTGAATCTAATTTATCAATTAAAAAAAACTCATTGTTTCTCTTTTTTTGAGTTTTCTTTCTTTTATTTACATAAATTTATAAATTAGTCTATATTTTTTGTTATAAAATTTAATTTAATTTTTTGATTATTTATAAAGCTAAAAATAACAAATATGATAAATAATTTATTTATTATTTTAAATATATTTGAATTATTGTTTATTTGAAGATCTTTTATTAAATTTTATATTTTTTTCAAAAAATTCCTGAGATATATTTCTTGAAATAACAGAGTTTTGTTTTTGCAGTAAACTGGAAATATCTTTATAGGTTTTAGCAATTTCTCTATCTATACGATTGCATTCATTAATACGTTCTAAAAAGTTTTTTAGAATATTTTTATCGCTTTGGATTAATTTTGTTTTCTCTAGAACTAAGTTTTCAATTTCACTTACTCTTTCTTCATTTTTATTTGTAAACTCTTGAAATAGACTTAATAATATTTCTTTTTCTCTGTTTAAAGTCTCATTATTTAAAGTAACTTCTTCTAGAGTTAAAGCTTGAAGAATTGTATGTATTAATATCTCAAAAGATAGAGGTTTATCTAGTAGGTTAAAAGCCCCTAATTTTAAACATTCAATTGCTTCTTGTTTTTCAGCATGGCCAGATATAACAATAATCGGCTTATGAATATTCATTTTTTTTAATTTTGCAATAAAATCAAGACCATTCATTTTCGGCATTTTTATATCTACTAAAAATATATTCGGTTGAAAGCCGTCTTGTAAACTTTCAATTGCTTTTAAAGGAGAATTAAAATCGTATAAAGTGACGTTA from Silvanigrella paludirubra encodes:
- a CDS encoding FecCD family ABC transporter permease, whose amino-acid sequence is MYKCLINKNYFIFYIFLFLLLLCYFSLKFGMSNYSFLNIYEAIIKKNLEYENQFIIYDVRLPRLIVGILCGAAFALSGSLLQTVFRNPMAAPDILGINSACSFCILLFSIYLLKDLNLSFLLSSFIGALSGFLIAILASIENKKIYHAKLIIVGIAIGVLFKSLCQFLIMQSDEKQSAFFSFITGTLYLVSWDTVYTIFIPSLLFIIISFFMHKKLDVLLLNEDVSNSIGFQVTKWKIIIIFISLVLASVAVSGCGSLGFVGLISPNISKILFGSFHKLNLIGSALIGAVLTVFSDFLGRILFPPYEIPAGLITIIIGVPYFVYLMKKIKIHI
- a CDS encoding ABC transporter ATP-binding protein; translated protein: MIDISLQNLNISYGKEDIISNVNLTFIKEKMTSIIGPNGSGKSTLLKAISGNIKTNQGKILINQKLIDSYNKKILAQKISSLPQSPESPKDITVKQLVSYGRYAYQSLFKKNKIENEKMVEWALKVTGLKELSEHLMDELSGGQKQRAWIAMSIAQNSDCLFLDELTTYLDIKHQLEILELLKNLNKKEKKTIIMVHHDLNHALRYSDYIVIIKKGKIIAHENIENIIKHKILNDVFQVNFKILRDEKNNPIIFYDGILN
- a CDS encoding sucrase ferredoxin; amino-acid sequence: MDIENECSTLTKFSPENIICSVSKLDVQIAIELEEPWDSIPIKSVHYPNSLQMLLPQLTKNKIEFGINYFAKSEYSIQNQTKIFIFKRNQNEFDPYIKTEISIPNDELIHLGSYIIDYLSGNTEIFDKWKQTDTQNKNEIFICVHGKRDLCCGKYGLHIYNEFSSKIEKNKLNFRVWKSTHIGGHRYAPTFYEAPSMRWYGLFHINDVETFLNRKLNEFKVNNNYRGMSGILNKYALLVENELFKIYSWAWLNATDKKYEIISLGDHELTEVHFYFRINHNSNLIKKVFKIEFLKVIEGKSSCNSADTKSVKQYSVIEC
- a CDS encoding aspartate aminotransferase family protein; this translates as MIKKQSRKVTDKLLSRLQKVECPDTTFFGERFPIVMKRGNGMFVHDIDKNRYLDFTACFGVLALGHRPKVTIQAIRKQCSQLIHGMGDVHPTLPKIKLLEILAEISPFKNAKSLLGQSGGDAIENALKTAMLATNRSRFLSFAGGYHGLQFAPLTLNHREEFTKGFESWIKDKSVSLPFPYFPSEISSDNIILDPNMLKKKHHLFSPEEVLELLEKELKKKEFAALVLEPYQGRGGKRGFSPDFMKNCQTLCKKYGTLVIFDEIYTGFGRTGKMFALEHYNVIPDLLCVGKAMGGGLPISACIGDIMDVWEKSKGEARQTQTFLGHPLACSVAYETIKYIQKYLPTFQKELINIDNAFFKFKENMELKALSQKFPFEIRGKGFMKGIWFYSQEEAFCVSLMETLLENGFIVLPEGPRADVLSLTPPLIANAGQFNKILNSIVSILENK
- a CDS encoding P-loop NTPase fold protein, producing MIEGNKSKSSIKECFINFKRIVSNDPPLLKIVKEKLEAHDGIDEHKSLNYDTIKHQIDIFIRKNENLIFIIGPWGSGKTYLIEKYSHEIQTDGLHFVKKSFFGITSLSEAYMHLLGFFKTVLFLFFIYTIIYEFGFYHSYFFAPISIIISLMLLTNKFKLTYSLYKLISSSVDIIITSGFQFAILTRKVLDMKDFNNYKHKVYILDDLDHSSLKEDDRWALLANLWNFNTTYIVLLGYSENERIKGKNKFEIIELCEKLEGKIIFLPIAWERNEEIMNHYLSQIFENNKLEHPLKFPTWLNSFTPRELINIADNFKIRFEEYQLRHKGYELIGGVFFNCLLVRIIIEIYSEKKNIELDKRVYLIKKTDNIIAKDIMRFYESVEYYLNEFLLKKINILDDNQAPNNYEDILKAIFLLKEEKMIEFFDKTEHLWTEKNDKKTIT
- a CDS encoding leucine-rich repeat domain-containing protein; this translates as MKSLLTVKITLIIFIFFSCSKKNDSNITEQDPLYQGNSIKILDKEKYEESFIYISKSETYFFNHKNIFLYGKQSDTLEKLKHFNSIELYIPSHINTNSIEIFPEKNSDIFCYDIQFKISNRKIYISKKFGILKTITECRFKLVSSNDQMTNIGFNLKFNYTLYDWASELGNNTEAQKTAKFILAKKYNLNEKEINLKRTKLKDFSPLTSFSNLEKLNIEENKLYDIDKSISYLNTLKYLNLSKNRLSKIPENIKRLKNLETLNIENNKITKIEVNPNEFENLNTLNLSFNNIEVINKEIINLVKIKNLNLSLNKIEEIPDYISSLKNLESLNFNHNKIIEINEKLKKIKCLNKFFLEGNKIKLIPKSISKFKNLKYLDLSSNEIKKLPSTFIHLNNLVYLDISFNFIETIPEKINNLVLLKYFIAEGNNIIRIPENLLKIEKIKLINLKSNEIHFIDKNLYNFIINNRSILLEENPGYPNFGNSSVQNINIKNIGS
- a CDS encoding response regulator translates to MIEEFKNKAIAIIDDEIDILEVLKDMIKSHINVTLYDFNSPLKAIESLQDGFQPNIFLVDIKMPKMNGLDFIAKLKKMNIHKPIIVISGHAEKQEAIECLKLGAFNLLDKPLSFEILIHTILQALTLEEVTLNNETLNREKEILLSLFQEFTNKNEERVSEIENLVLEKTKLIQSDKNILKNFLERINECNRIDREIAKTYKDISSLLQKQNSVISRNISQEFFEKNIKFNKRSSNKQ